From a region of the Candidatus Nealsonbacteria bacterium CG07_land_8_20_14_0_80_39_13 genome:
- a CDS encoding glycine--tRNA ligase produces the protein MEDLMQKIISLCKRRGFVFPSSEIYGGFSAIYDYGPYGAELANNIKKEWWKAMVQMREDIVGLDSAIFMHPKIWEASGHVSGFSDPLSECKKCHNRLRADHLLESADVFADEKMSEEEINKIFSANMEKIKCPICGKSDFTEIKKFNLLVKSNLGNFTGDWSKNPVYLRGETCQGIYVNYKNVLDTARVKIPFGIAQIGKAFRNEITARQFIFRTREFEQMEMQYFVSPGKEIEEYGKLKEVRWQYYLDLGIKEENLKWHKHENLVFYAKEAYDIEYNFPFGFKELEGIHARGDYDLSQHSKFSGQELSYLDPATGEKYIPHIIESSVGVGRTMLAVLSDAYTEEKMDGEEGRVVLKISKKLAPVKVAIFPLLRNKPELVQKAKEVYDLLKPTFMCEFDDNGNIGKRYRRQDEIGTPICLTIDFDSLEKGDVTIRDRDTMKQERIVVKDLVDTIKQKLEQ, from the coding sequence ATGGAGGATTTGATGCAAAAAATTATATCATTATGCAAACGCCGCGGATTTGTGTTTCCGTCGTCTGAAATATACGGCGGATTTTCCGCTATCTACGATTACGGCCCTTATGGAGCGGAACTGGCCAATAATATAAAAAAAGAATGGTGGAAAGCGATGGTCCAAATGCGGGAAGATATCGTCGGCTTGGATTCGGCCATATTCATGCATCCGAAAATTTGGGAAGCTTCCGGCCACGTTTCCGGTTTTTCCGATCCTTTATCTGAATGCAAAAAATGCCATAATCGCTTGAGAGCCGATCATCTTCTGGAATCAGCCGATGTTTTTGCCGATGAAAAAATGTCGGAAGAGGAAATCAATAAAATCTTTTCTGCTAATATGGAAAAGATAAAATGCCCGATTTGCGGGAAAAGCGATTTTACGGAAATTAAGAAATTTAATCTGCTGGTCAAATCTAATTTGGGAAATTTTACCGGCGATTGGAGTAAAAACCCTGTTTACCTTCGCGGAGAGACTTGCCAGGGAATTTACGTAAATTACAAAAATGTTTTAGATACCGCCAGAGTAAAAATTCCCTTCGGCATCGCTCAAATCGGAAAAGCCTTCCGCAACGAAATCACCGCCCGCCAGTTTATTTTTAGAACTCGCGAATTTGAGCAGATGGAAATGCAATATTTTGTTTCTCCCGGGAAAGAGATTGAAGAATACGGAAAATTAAAAGAAGTAAGATGGCAGTATTATTTGGATTTGGGAATAAAAGAGGAAAATCTCAAATGGCACAAGCACGAAAATTTGGTTTTTTACGCCAAAGAAGCTTACGACATTGAATATAATTTCCCTTTCGGGTTTAAAGAATTGGAAGGAATCCACGCCCGCGGAGATTATGATTTGTCTCAGCACAGCAAGTTTTCCGGACAGGAACTTTCCTATCTCGATCCGGCGACTGGCGAGAAGTACATTCCTCACATAATAGAATCTTCGGTTGGCGTAGGAAGGACAATGTTGGCTGTTTTGTCGGACGCTTATACTGAAGAAAAGATGGATGGGGAGGAAGGAAGAGTTGTTCTGAAAATTTCAAAAAAATTAGCGCCGGTCAAAGTGGCGATTTTCCCATTATTGAGGAACAAGCCGGAATTAGTCCAAAAAGCCAAGGAAGTTTATGATCTTCTCAAACCGACTTTTATGTGTGAGTTTGATGATAATGGAAACATCGGCAAGAGGTACAGGAGGCAGGATGAGATCGGCACGCCGATATGTCTGACCATTGACTTTGACTCTTTAGAAAAAGGAGATGTCACTATCCGCGACCGCGACACCATGAAACAAGAGCGAATTGTCGTGAAAGACTTAGTTGACACAATTAAACAAAAATTAGAACAATAA